A section of the Rhizobium sp. BG4 genome encodes:
- a CDS encoding cupin domain-containing protein — protein MDAKSKPTCHIVRPSHAYDGKQGLSYFEGIAAETVGAKGICMHLLTIPPGVRAKAHLHEAHETAIYMLSGEAHTWYGDELEHHVVVHAGELFYIPAGVPHLPANLSSTPCTAIIARTDPNEQESVVLLPELDSRVPD, from the coding sequence ATGGACGCGAAGTCAAAGCCCACCTGCCACATTGTTCGTCCCAGCCACGCCTATGACGGCAAGCAGGGGCTCAGCTATTTCGAGGGCATTGCCGCGGAGACGGTCGGCGCGAAGGGCATCTGCATGCATCTTCTGACCATTCCGCCCGGCGTGCGCGCCAAGGCGCATCTGCACGAGGCGCATGAAACGGCGATCTACATGCTCTCCGGCGAGGCCCATACCTGGTATGGCGACGAGCTGGAGCACCATGTCGTCGTCCATGCCGGCGAACTTTTCTACATTCCGGCCGGTGTTCCGCACCTGCCCGCCAATCTCAGCAGCACGCCCTGCACGGCGATCATCGCGCGGACAGATCCCAACGAGCAGGAGAGCGTCGTGCTGCTGCCGGAGCTCGACAGCCGCGTGCCGGATTGA
- a CDS encoding HWE histidine kinase domain-containing protein, translating to MSETFDRVDLTNCDREPIHRLGAIQPFGFLLVSSPDWLISRASENLEQFLGVSHRDVLGHPLSEVIMSQTLHTLRNRLAVIRGPDIVERLFGIQFSESGPPFDVALHISDGQVVIEAEPSQDGSQGGTTLSIRSMMARLDQAETMEAFFREGARQARALTGFDRVMVYRFDEKGSGEVVAEAARPGIGSFLGLHYPASDIPVQARALYVRNLFRVIADIDATPVPIHPDVDEHGRPLDLSMSILRSVSPIHIEYLKNMGVGASLSISIIVDGKLWGLFACHHYSARLPSFERRSTSELFGQMFASRLESRERRLALEFETKARRIADRLLTSVADNASLLDDPTWLIDALSDAIPADGIGVWINGRSALTGLAPSQEQFAGLVRVLNRTSSGRVFTTDHLEEFFPDSGIDGTVAGLMAIPISRSPRDYVILFRQEIVRTVRWAGDPHKPVEYGPNGPRLTPRKSFESWSELVRGRSQPFTAAEKRVADTIRVTLIEVILRLADEASAVRQQANERQEILIAELNHRVRNILSLISGLIRQSRTGDGDIGEFVGQLEGRVQALSRAHDQITRDHWAPASLRSLLQAEAAAYLGKNAARVIMRGDEVLLGPQAFSTAALVFHELVTNSAKYGSLCDSGTVAVSWKKDAKGNLLIEWREADGPAVKAPKRQGFGTTIIRHSIPYDLGGKAEVRYAPSGLEADFTIPAKYVTFAQGPVSILPETREEPVARAATAISEKPLQGCSILLVEDNLIIAMDGEDIFLQLGAKDVALAPSVAQALDIVATRHFDLAVLDVNLGEETSFPVAEKLVKAGTPLVFATGYGEAVTRNFNGANILQKPYTIESVAAALDKMMPLKKA from the coding sequence GTGAGCGAAACCTTCGACCGCGTCGACCTCACCAATTGCGACAGAGAACCGATCCACCGCCTCGGCGCCATCCAGCCGTTCGGTTTCCTGCTCGTCTCCTCCCCCGACTGGCTGATTTCCCGCGCCTCCGAAAATCTCGAGCAGTTCCTCGGCGTCAGCCACAGGGATGTGCTGGGTCACCCGCTGTCCGAGGTGATCATGTCGCAGACGCTGCACACGCTGCGCAACCGCCTCGCCGTCATTCGCGGACCAGATATCGTTGAGCGCCTGTTCGGCATCCAGTTTTCCGAAAGCGGCCCGCCCTTCGACGTGGCGCTGCATATCAGCGACGGCCAGGTGGTGATCGAGGCCGAGCCTTCGCAGGACGGTAGCCAGGGCGGCACGACATTGTCGATCCGCAGCATGATGGCCCGCCTCGATCAGGCCGAGACGATGGAGGCCTTCTTCCGCGAAGGCGCCCGCCAGGCCCGGGCGCTCACCGGCTTCGACCGCGTCATGGTCTATCGCTTCGACGAGAAGGGTTCCGGCGAAGTCGTGGCGGAAGCCGCGCGGCCCGGCATCGGCTCCTTCCTAGGCCTGCATTACCCGGCCTCCGATATTCCGGTTCAGGCCCGCGCGCTTTATGTGCGCAATCTCTTCCGCGTCATCGCCGATATCGATGCCACGCCGGTTCCGATCCATCCTGACGTCGACGAACACGGCCGCCCGCTCGATCTTTCCATGTCGATCCTGCGTTCGGTCTCGCCGATCCATATCGAATACCTGAAGAACATGGGCGTCGGCGCCTCGCTGTCGATCTCGATCATTGTCGATGGCAAGCTCTGGGGCCTCTTTGCCTGCCACCATTATTCCGCCCGCCTGCCCTCCTTCGAGCGCCGCTCGACATCGGAGCTGTTCGGCCAGATGTTCGCCTCGCGTCTCGAAAGCCGCGAGCGGCGCCTGGCGCTGGAATTCGAGACCAAGGCCCGGCGCATCGCCGACCGGTTGCTGACCTCGGTTGCCGACAATGCCAGCCTGCTCGACGATCCGACCTGGCTGATCGATGCGCTCTCCGACGCCATCCCCGCCGATGGCATCGGTGTGTGGATCAACGGCCGCTCGGCGCTGACGGGCCTTGCACCCTCGCAGGAGCAGTTTGCAGGGCTGGTCAGGGTCCTGAACCGCACGTCTTCCGGCCGCGTCTTCACCACCGATCATCTCGAGGAATTCTTCCCGGATTCCGGCATCGACGGCACCGTCGCCGGGCTGATGGCGATCCCGATCTCGCGCTCGCCGCGCGATTACGTCATCCTGTTCCGCCAGGAGATCGTCCGCACCGTCCGCTGGGCCGGGGATCCGCACAAGCCGGTCGAATATGGCCCGAACGGTCCACGGCTGACACCGCGCAAGAGCTTCGAGAGCTGGTCGGAGCTCGTTCGCGGCCGCTCGCAACCGTTCACGGCAGCCGAAAAGCGGGTGGCCGATACGATCCGCGTGACGCTGATCGAGGTGATCCTGCGCCTGGCCGACGAGGCGAGCGCCGTGCGCCAGCAGGCAAACGAGCGGCAGGAAATCCTGATTGCCGAACTGAACCACCGCGTCCGCAATATCCTCAGCCTGATCAGCGGCCTGATCCGCCAGTCGCGCACCGGTGATGGCGATATCGGCGAGTTCGTCGGCCAGCTGGAAGGCCGCGTCCAGGCCTTGTCGCGCGCCCATGACCAGATCACCCGGGATCACTGGGCACCGGCATCGCTGCGCTCACTGCTGCAGGCAGAAGCCGCCGCCTATCTCGGCAAGAATGCCGCCCGCGTCATCATGCGCGGCGACGAGGTTCTGCTCGGGCCGCAGGCCTTCTCGACCGCAGCGCTCGTCTTCCACGAACTGGTCACCAACAGCGCCAAATATGGCAGCCTCTGCGATAGCGGCACGGTCGCCGTCTCCTGGAAAAAGGATGCCAAGGGCAATCTGCTGATCGAATGGCGCGAGGCCGACGGCCCCGCCGTCAAGGCGCCGAAACGCCAGGGCTTCGGCACGACGATCATCCGCCACTCGATCCCCTACGATCTCGGCGGCAAGGCGGAAGTCCGATACGCGCCGTCGGGCCTGGAAGCCGATTTCACCATTCCGGCGAAATACGTGACCTTCGCCCAGGGGCCGGTCTCCATCCTGCCGGAGACCCGCGAGGAACCGGTCGCGCGTGCCGCAACGGCCATCTCCGAAAAGCCGCTGCAGGGCTGCAGCATCCTGCTCGTCGAGGACAACCTGATCATCGCCATGGACGGCGAGGACATCTTCCTGCAGCTCGGCGCCAAGGACGTGGCACTGGCGCCAAGCGTTGCCCAGGCGCTCGATATCGTCGCCACCAGGCATTTCGACCTGGCGGTTCTCGACGTCAATCTCGGGGAAGAGACCAGTTTCCCGGTTGCCGAAAAGCTGGTGAAGGCAGGAACGCCACTCGTCTTTGCAACGGGTTACGGCGAGGCCGTGACTCGAAACTTCAACGGCGCCAATATCCTGCAGAAGCCCTATACGATCGAAAGCGTCGCAGCCGCCCTCGACAAGATGATGCCGCTCAAGAAGGCCTGA
- a CDS encoding ABC transporter permease, with protein sequence MKPDTLKDKIGPVLTILAALVVIWYIAAVFMNAPFQRDMDTRNNITPTTSEFISATLSQPKPILPAPHQVAQNVFENTFLRKLSSNRSLVYHAGVTLSSTVLGFALGTVLGILIAVGIVHIKALDRSLMPWIIASQTVPILAIAPMVIVVLGSINITGLIPKALISTYLSFFPVAVGMVKGLRSPEVMYLDLMRTYNASAAQTFWKLRVPASVPFLFTSMKVAIAASLVGAIVGELPTGAVAGIGSKLLAGSYYSQTIDIWAALVAGSVLAALLVAIVGLAARIVDRAMGGRPA encoded by the coding sequence ATGAAGCCCGATACCCTCAAAGACAAGATCGGCCCCGTCCTCACCATTCTCGCGGCCCTCGTCGTCATCTGGTACATCGCCGCCGTCTTCATGAACGCGCCGTTCCAGCGCGACATGGACACGCGCAACAACATCACGCCGACGACCTCCGAGTTCATCTCCGCGACACTCTCCCAGCCGAAGCCGATCCTGCCGGCGCCGCATCAGGTGGCGCAGAATGTCTTCGAGAACACCTTCCTGAGGAAGCTCTCGAGCAACCGCAGCCTCGTCTATCATGCCGGCGTCACGCTCTCCTCCACCGTGCTCGGCTTTGCGCTCGGCACCGTGCTCGGCATCCTGATCGCCGTCGGCATCGTCCATATCAAGGCGCTCGACCGCAGCCTGATGCCGTGGATCATCGCCTCGCAGACGGTGCCGATCCTGGCGATCGCGCCGATGGTCATCGTCGTTCTCGGCTCGATCAACATCACCGGGCTGATCCCCAAGGCGCTTATATCCACCTATCTCTCCTTCTTCCCCGTCGCCGTCGGCATGGTGAAGGGGCTGCGCTCGCCCGAGGTCATGTATCTCGACCTGATGCGCACCTATAATGCCAGCGCCGCACAAACCTTCTGGAAGCTACGCGTTCCCGCCTCCGTGCCCTTCCTGTTCACCTCGATGAAGGTGGCGATTGCCGCGAGCCTCGTCGGCGCCATCGTCGGCGAGCTGCCGACCGGTGCGGTCGCCGGCATCGGCTCGAAGCTGCTCGCCGGTTCCTATTACAGCCAGACGATCGATATCTGGGCCGCACTCGTTGCCGGTTCGGTGCTGGCGGCCCTCCTCGTCGCCATCGTCGGGCTCGCCGCCAGGATCGTCGATCGCGCCATGGGCGGGAGGCCGGCATGA
- a CDS encoding biliverdin-producing heme oxygenase, with amino-acid sequence MSLRNALRAGTSDCHADVDALFGRFDLGREADYRAFLSAHARAVPAVEIALENSGIERLIPDWHERRRRDLLVDDLAALNAPLPPSLAAPDMPDDAALLGAVYVLEGSKLGGAMLAKAVGDGLPAAYLSPFGPKGGMKAFMDMLDASGADETAAVEAARAIFALFHKAAAMELEMAAS; translated from the coding sequence ATGTCACTTCGAAACGCGCTGCGCGCGGGCACCAGCGATTGCCACGCTGACGTCGATGCTCTCTTTGGCCGGTTCGATCTTGGGCGCGAAGCCGATTACCGGGCTTTCCTGTCGGCCCATGCGCGCGCCGTTCCCGCTGTCGAAATCGCCCTTGAGAACTCCGGCATCGAGCGGCTGATCCCCGACTGGCATGAGCGCCGCCGCCGCGATCTGCTGGTGGACGATCTCGCCGCCTTGAACGCACCGCTGCCGCCCTCGCTCGCGGCACCCGATATGCCCGATGATGCAGCCCTTCTCGGCGCCGTCTATGTGCTCGAAGGCTCCAAGCTCGGCGGCGCCATGCTGGCGAAAGCCGTCGGCGATGGTCTGCCCGCCGCCTATCTCAGCCCCTTCGGCCCGAAGGGCGGCATGAAGGCCTTCATGGATATGCTGGATGCGTCAGGGGCCGATGAGACAGCCGCCGTCGAAGCCGCCCGCGCCATCTTCGCGCTGTTCCACAAGGCAGCCGCGATGGAACTGGAGATGGCCGCCTCGTGA
- a CDS encoding LysR family transcriptional regulator codes for MEKLGGISVFVEVVEAGGFSAAASGLNLTRSAVGKTIARLEERLGVRLFHRTTRAQSLTDEGQFFYERCLKALEEIRIGEALLEAGKRTVRGKLRVSMPVIFGRQCIAPILVSLLDEHPELELDLSFNDRIVDLLDDGYDLAIRNGPLKDDENVMARLIAHQRLTICASPSYLEKHGTPETLDDLARHTGIIYGKQDSHRTWVFPTDDDPWRRVQPQSRLRMDDLATICDLAVDGAGLVWLPCWMVREHVAAGRLVRVLTDVRPVVFQSHAVWPRSPVMLPKVRLAIDTLVERLPRLME; via the coding sequence ATGGAGAAGCTCGGCGGCATCTCCGTCTTCGTCGAAGTCGTGGAAGCCGGCGGCTTCTCGGCGGCGGCAAGCGGCCTGAACCTGACGCGCTCGGCGGTCGGCAAGACCATTGCCCGGCTGGAGGAGCGCCTCGGCGTGCGCCTCTTCCACCGCACCACCCGGGCACAAAGCCTGACCGACGAGGGCCAGTTCTTCTACGAACGCTGCCTGAAGGCGCTGGAGGAAATCCGGATCGGCGAGGCGCTGCTCGAGGCCGGCAAGCGCACGGTGCGCGGCAAGCTGCGCGTCTCCATGCCAGTGATCTTCGGACGCCAATGCATCGCCCCGATCCTCGTCTCGCTGCTCGACGAACATCCGGAGCTGGAGCTCGACCTCTCCTTCAACGACCGCATCGTCGATCTGCTCGACGACGGCTACGATCTGGCGATCCGCAACGGACCGCTGAAGGACGACGAGAACGTGATGGCGCGGCTGATCGCTCACCAACGGCTGACGATCTGCGCCTCCCCTTCTTATCTCGAAAAACACGGCACGCCGGAAACGCTTGACGATCTCGCCCGCCACACCGGCATCATCTACGGTAAGCAGGATAGCCACCGCACCTGGGTCTTCCCAACCGATGACGATCCCTGGCGGCGGGTACAGCCGCAGTCCCGGCTGCGCATGGATGATCTCGCCACCATCTGCGATCTCGCCGTCGACGGCGCCGGCCTCGTCTGGCTGCCCTGCTGGATGGTGCGCGAGCATGTGGCAGCCGGCCGCCTCGTCCGCGTCCTCACCGATGTCCGCCCGGTCGTCTTCCAGTCCCATGCCGTCTGGCCGCGCTCGCCGGTGATGCTGCCGAAGGTGCGCCTGGCGATCGACACGCTGGTCGAGCGCCTGCCGCGGCTAATGGAGTGA
- a CDS encoding TetR family transcriptional regulator C-terminal domain-containing protein, with protein MAIPRAARTQRRTRIQEEKEEQILEAALDVFSVSGFRGSTIDQIAAAAGMSKPNLLYYFRTKEAMHRALIDRVLFTWLEPLRAFNAEGNPESEIRSYIRRKLEMARDFPRESRLFANEVLQGAPHIEDELKGPLKNLVDEKAEVIRVWAKAGKIAKCDPYHLIFSIWSTTQHYADFDVQVRAVLGQEHSGTGRFEDAARFLEQLFVGGLMVQPG; from the coding sequence ATGGCCATTCCGAGAGCAGCGAGGACGCAGCGGCGGACGCGCATCCAGGAAGAGAAGGAAGAGCAGATTCTCGAAGCGGCGCTCGACGTGTTTTCGGTCAGCGGCTTCCGTGGTTCCACGATTGACCAGATCGCCGCCGCTGCCGGCATGTCGAAGCCCAATCTCCTCTATTATTTCCGCACCAAGGAAGCGATGCACCGGGCGCTGATCGACCGGGTACTCTTTACCTGGCTGGAGCCGCTCAGGGCCTTCAATGCCGAAGGCAATCCGGAATCTGAAATCCGCAGCTATATCCGCCGCAAGCTTGAAATGGCGCGGGACTTTCCGCGCGAAAGCCGGTTGTTCGCCAATGAGGTTCTGCAAGGTGCGCCGCATATCGAGGACGAGCTGAAGGGGCCGCTGAAGAACCTTGTCGACGAGAAGGCGGAGGTGATCCGCGTCTGGGCCAAGGCCGGCAAGATCGCCAAATGCGATCCCTATCACCTGATCTTCTCGATCTGGTCGACCACCCAGCATTACGCCGACTTCGATGTACAGGTGCGGGCAGTGCTTGGCCAGGAGCATTCCGGCACGGGACGTTTCGAGGATGCCGCGCGGTTTCTCGAACAGCTCTTCGTCGGCGGACTGATGGTGCAGCCCGGCTGA
- a CDS encoding ABC transporter permease has product MKYLTFSWQSALALILCVAALFSLPLLTEAAPAPFSSQTTTLVILLVAAAAILSLTALPLLYSATVLLLASFDAAWLLLSGIAGNEGLATRSFFLLIAACWLLAWRSVSLLSEVRPVSNTGKSFLRLLIPAIFGAWILILWEAATRAGGIPFVILPPPSSIGLRIVNSLPILGEDVRQTIFKAVLFGYVVGCASGFIVAILADRVAFLRHGLLPIGNMVSALPIIGVAPIMVMWFGFDWPSKAAVVIIMTFFPMLVNTVAGLSASGAMERDLMRTYASDYWQTLLKLRLPAAMPFIFNALKINSTLALIGAIVAEFFGTPIVGMGFRISTEIGRMNVDMVWAEIAVAAVAGSVFYGVVALAERAVTFWHPSIRGG; this is encoded by the coding sequence ATGAAGTACCTGACCTTCTCCTGGCAAAGCGCGCTGGCGCTGATCCTCTGCGTGGCGGCGCTCTTCTCGCTGCCGCTGCTGACGGAAGCCGCCCCTGCCCCCTTCAGCAGCCAGACGACGACGCTCGTCATCCTGCTGGTCGCCGCCGCCGCCATCCTGTCGCTGACGGCGCTGCCGTTGCTCTATTCGGCAACGGTGCTGCTGCTTGCCTCCTTCGATGCCGCCTGGCTGCTTTTGTCGGGGATCGCAGGCAACGAGGGGCTGGCGACCCGCTCCTTCTTCCTGCTGATCGCCGCCTGCTGGCTGCTCGCCTGGCGCTCCGTCAGCCTGCTGTCGGAAGTGCGGCCGGTCTCGAACACCGGCAAATCCTTCCTGCGGCTGCTGATCCCGGCGATCTTCGGCGCCTGGATCCTGATCCTCTGGGAAGCGGCCACCCGCGCCGGCGGCATCCCCTTCGTCATCCTGCCGCCACCGAGCTCCATCGGTCTGCGCATCGTCAACTCGCTGCCGATCCTCGGCGAGGACGTGCGCCAGACGATCTTCAAGGCAGTGCTGTTCGGCTATGTCGTCGGCTGCGCTTCCGGCTTCATCGTCGCGATCCTCGCCGATCGTGTCGCCTTCCTGCGCCACGGCCTGCTGCCGATCGGCAATATGGTCTCGGCGCTGCCGATCATCGGCGTCGCGCCGATCATGGTCATGTGGTTCGGCTTCGACTGGCCCTCGAAAGCCGCCGTCGTCATCATCATGACCTTCTTCCCGATGCTGGTGAACACGGTGGCCGGCCTTTCCGCCTCCGGCGCCATGGAGCGGGACCTGATGCGCACCTACGCATCCGACTATTGGCAGACGCTCCTGAAGCTCCGGCTTCCGGCCGCAATGCCGTTCATTTTCAACGCACTGAAGATCAACTCGACGCTGGCGCTGATCGGTGCCATCGTTGCGGAATTCTTCGGAACCCCTATCGTCGGCATGGGCTTCCGCATCTCTACCGAGATCGGCCGCATGAATGTCGACATGGTCTGGGCCGAAATCGCCGTCGCGGCGGTGGCTGGCTCGGTTTTCTACGGGGTCGTCGCCCTTGCCGAAAGGGCGGTGACTTTCTGGCATCCGTCTATCCGTGGTGGTTAG
- a CDS encoding Zn-dependent hydrolase, protein MVAAPGENMRVNGDRLWDSLMDMAKIGPGIAGGNNRQTLTDADGEGRSLFKTWCDSAGMTMGVDKMGTMFATRPGTDPDALPVYVGSHLDTQPTGGKYDGVLGVLAALEVVRTMNDLGIKTKHPIVVTNWANEEGARFAPAMLASGVFAGVHSMDYAYGRKDPEGKTYGDELKRIGWLGDEEVGARKMHAYFEYHIEQGPILEAENKQIGVVTHCQGLWWLEFTLTGREAHTGSTPMAMRVNAGLAMSRILEMVQGVAMSEQPGAVGGVGQVFFSPNSRNVLPGKVVFTVDIRTPSQEKLDRMRAKIEAEAAKICEALGVGCSVEAVGHFDPVTFDPVLVGRVRDAAEKLGYSHMNIISGAGHDACWAAKVAPATMVMCPCVGGLSHNEAEEISKEWATAGADVLFHAVAETAEIVV, encoded by the coding sequence ATGGTGGCAGCACCAGGCGAAAACATGCGCGTCAACGGCGACCGTCTGTGGGACAGTCTCATGGACATGGCGAAGATCGGCCCCGGCATTGCCGGCGGCAACAACCGCCAGACGCTGACGGACGCCGATGGCGAGGGCCGCAGCCTCTTCAAGACGTGGTGCGACTCCGCGGGCATGACCATGGGCGTCGACAAGATGGGCACGATGTTCGCGACCCGCCCCGGCACCGATCCCGATGCCCTGCCGGTCTATGTCGGCTCGCATCTCGACACCCAGCCGACCGGCGGCAAGTATGACGGCGTGCTCGGCGTGCTCGCCGCGCTCGAGGTCGTGCGCACGATGAACGATCTCGGCATCAAGACCAAGCACCCGATCGTCGTCACCAACTGGGCCAATGAGGAAGGTGCGCGCTTTGCGCCCGCCATGCTGGCGTCCGGCGTCTTCGCCGGCGTTCACAGCATGGATTACGCCTATGGCCGCAAGGATCCAGAAGGAAAGACCTACGGCGACGAGCTGAAGCGCATCGGCTGGCTCGGCGACGAGGAAGTCGGCGCCCGGAAGATGCACGCCTATTTCGAATATCACATCGAACAGGGCCCGATCCTCGAAGCCGAGAACAAGCAGATCGGCGTCGTGACGCACTGTCAGGGCCTGTGGTGGCTGGAATTCACCCTTACCGGCCGCGAAGCCCATACCGGCTCGACGCCGATGGCGATGCGCGTCAATGCCGGTCTTGCGATGTCGCGCATCCTGGAAATGGTCCAGGGTGTCGCCATGAGCGAACAGCCAGGCGCCGTCGGCGGTGTCGGCCAGGTGTTCTTCTCGCCGAACTCCCGCAACGTCCTGCCTGGCAAGGTCGTCTTCACCGTCGACATCCGTACGCCCAGCCAGGAAAAGCTCGATCGCATGCGCGCCAAGATCGAGGCCGAAGCGGCAAAGATCTGCGAGGCGCTCGGCGTCGGCTGCTCCGTCGAGGCGGTCGGCCATTTCGATCCCGTCACCTTCGACCCGGTCCTCGTCGGCCGCGTCCGTGACGCCGCCGAAAAGCTCGGCTACTCCCACATGAACATCATTTCCGGCGCCGGCCACGACGCCTGCTGGGCCGCCAAGGTGGCGCCCGCCACCATGGTCATGTGCCCCTGCGTCGGCGGTCTCAGCCACAACGAGGCGGAGGAGATTTCCAAGGAATGGGCGACCGCGGGCGCGGACGTGCTGTTCCATGCGGTGGCGGAGACGGCGGAGATTGTGGTGTGA
- a CDS encoding DUF559 domain-containing protein: protein MPHSNITPKTRQTAKRLRRELTKAEAAMWNMLRDLRPYGARFRRETPIGPYIADFAWLSARLVVEVDGDSHETDAGRRHDTRRDAFMREQGFNVLRFDNAQVVDGPDYVFIEIQKHAAPFLKEQAA from the coding sequence ATGCCTCACTCGAACATCACTCCCAAAACCCGCCAGACAGCAAAACGGCTGCGCCGAGAACTGACCAAGGCAGAAGCCGCCATGTGGAATATGCTCCGTGATCTCCGCCCCTACGGCGCCCGTTTTCGCCGGGAAACGCCGATCGGTCCTTACATTGCAGACTTCGCCTGGCTCTCGGCTCGCCTCGTCGTCGAGGTCGATGGCGACAGCCACGAGACCGATGCCGGACGCCGGCATGACACCAGACGCGACGCATTCATGAGAGAGCAGGGTTTCAACGTGCTCCGCTTCGACAACGCCCAGGTCGTCGATGGACCTGACTATGTTTTCATTGAAATCCAGAAGCACGCAGCTCCCTTTCTAAAGGAGCAAGCCGCATGA
- a CDS encoding ABC transporter substrate-binding protein, with protein MKKLMVAMMASAMSLAAAHAMAADKVTLQLKWVTQSQFAGYYVAKDKGYYEEEGLDVDIKPGGPDIAPEQVIAGGGADVIVDWMGGALVAREKGVPLVNIAQPYQKSGMEMICRKDGPVKTEADFKGHTLGVWFFGNEYPFFAWMNKLGLKTDGGADGVTVLKQSFDVQPLLQKQADCISVMTYNEYWQAIDAGLKPEDLTVFNYTAMGNDLLEDGLYAMEDKLKDPAFKEKMVKFVKASMKGWKYATENPDEAAGIVVDAGGQDENHQKRMMGEVAKLIGDGSGKLDTTLYDRTAKALLDQKIISKEPSGAWTHDITDAAAK; from the coding sequence ATGAAGAAGTTGATGGTTGCAATGATGGCGAGCGCCATGTCGCTTGCCGCCGCTCACGCGATGGCGGCCGACAAGGTGACGCTGCAGCTGAAGTGGGTCACGCAGAGCCAGTTCGCCGGCTATTACGTCGCCAAGGACAAGGGTTACTACGAAGAAGAAGGCCTCGACGTCGACATCAAGCCGGGCGGCCCGGACATCGCTCCCGAGCAGGTCATTGCCGGCGGCGGCGCCGATGTGATCGTCGACTGGATGGGCGGCGCGCTGGTTGCCCGCGAAAAGGGCGTTCCGCTCGTCAACATCGCCCAGCCCTACCAGAAGTCGGGCATGGAAATGATCTGCCGCAAGGATGGCCCGGTGAAGACCGAAGCCGACTTCAAGGGCCATACGCTCGGCGTCTGGTTCTTCGGCAACGAATATCCGTTCTTCGCCTGGATGAATAAGCTCGGCCTGAAGACCGACGGCGGCGCCGATGGCGTGACCGTGCTGAAGCAGAGCTTCGACGTGCAGCCGCTGCTGCAGAAGCAGGCCGACTGCATCTCCGTCATGACCTACAATGAATACTGGCAGGCAATCGATGCCGGCCTGAAGCCGGAAGATCTCACCGTCTTCAACTACACGGCCATGGGCAACGACCTCCTGGAAGACGGCCTCTATGCCATGGAAGACAAGCTGAAGGACCCGGCCTTCAAGGAAAAGATGGTCAAGTTCGTCAAGGCTTCGATGAAGGGCTGGAAATACGCCACCGAAAACCCGGATGAAGCAGCCGGGATCGTCGTCGACGCCGGCGGCCAGGACGAAAACCACCAGAAGCGGATGATGGGCGAAGTGGCCAAGCTGATCGGCGACGGCAGCGGCAAGCTCGACACCACGCTCTATGACCGTACGGCCAAGGCTCTTCTCGACCAGAAGATCATCAGCAAGGAGCCGTCGGGCGCCTGGACGCACGACATCACCGACGCTGCAGCCAAGTAA